A single genomic interval of Xyrauchen texanus isolate HMW12.3.18 chromosome 40, RBS_HiC_50CHRs, whole genome shotgun sequence harbors:
- the LOC127633521 gene encoding kelch domain-containing protein 1-like, whose amino-acid sequence MESADEPSIVTAQLLPVPPRSDHVSFLEGHTLYVWGGCQCVDGKETFLPSNEIWLYDMESGVWSRRHMGGEVPPDLSETCGAYLHSVLYIFGGCDSNGHSNLVYCVDLSDGEYSWRKVTDTIGVTPSPRVRHSCWVYRNRLIYFGGYGSKTLREVNNSKSFIIDETSWTTVGSELFQFWGWNKEVHMFEPESATWTEPQTQGQPPEPRASHASTTLGHKGYICGGLERPTIDIHCLDLVTWTWTQIDHQAGSLPRGRTLHTLTAVSDHTLFLFGGLGLSGEVLSDGWEFDTITREWRERDHAHKDKPRLWHSADKGRDGDVVVFGGSQTFIFLMDSVVALRSPSQSQCGDVLVFQTQPYSLSRLCEDCMGKHTFSVQEQVSWLPAKLQKTIGKRISYFRANNQNIDAVS is encoded by the exons ATGGAAAGTGCAGACGAACCGTCGATTGTCACAGCGCAGCTCTTGCCGGTTCCACCGCGGAGCGACCACGTATCCTTCCTGGAGGGACACACGCTGTACGTCTGGGGTGGATGCCAG TGTGTGGATGGAAAAGAAACATTTCTGCCCAGTAATGAGATCTGGCTGTATGACATGGAGAGTGGAGTCTG GTCTCGGAGGCATATGGGCGGAGAGGTTCCTCCTGATCTTTCAGAGACTTGTGGTGCATATCTCCACAGTGTgctttacatttttgggggaTGTGACAGCAATGGCCACAGCAACCTT GTGTATTGTGTTGACCTGTCGGATGGGGAATACAGCTGGAGAAAAGTAACAGATACAATTGGAGTGACACCCTCTCCCAGGGTCAGACATTCCTGCTGGGTCTATAGAAACAG GCTTATCTATTTTGGTGGATATGGGTCCAAAACACTTCGAGAGGTCAACAACTCCAAAAGCTTCATCATTGATGAGACTTCCTGG ACAACAGTTGGGTCAGAATTGTTCCAGTTTTGGGGTTGGAATAAAGAAGTACATATGTTTGAACCTGAGTCAGCCACATGGACTGAACCACAAACTCAG GGTCAGCCTCCAGAGCCCCGGGCATCCCATGCCAGTACTACTTTAGGCCATAAGGGCTATATATGTGGTGGTCTG GAAAGGCCGACGATAGACATTCATTGTTTAGATCTAGTAACGTGGACATGGACGCAAAT TGACCATCAGGCTGGTTCTCTTCCACGGGGCCGTACTCTTCACACGCTCACGGCTGTCTCAGACCACACGCTGTTCCTGTTTGGAGGCCTCGGTTTATCTGGGGAGGTGCTAA GTGATGGGTGGGAATTTGACACTATAACAagagaatggagagagagagaccatgCACACAAAGATAAACCCAG GTTATGGCATTCTGCTGACAAGGGGAGGGATGGTGATGTAGTTGTTTTTGGAGGAAGCCAGACCTTCATCTTTTTAATGGATTCG GTCGTGGCGCTCAGATCTCCATCTCAAAGTCAATGTGGAGACGTGTTGGTGTTTCAGACCCAACCATATTCCCTGTCAAG ATTATGTGAAGACTGCATGGGGAAACATACGTTTTCTGTCCAAGAGCAAGTGTCTTGGTTACCAGCCAAACTTCAGAAGACAATTGGCAAGAGGATATCATACTTCAGGGCAAATAATCAAAATATAGATGCAGTTTCATAA